The Pantoea sp. At-9b genome includes a window with the following:
- the rpe gene encoding ribulose-phosphate 3-epimerase: MKQFLLAPSILSADFARLGEDTAKALAAGGDVVHFDVMDNHYVPNLTMGPMVLKALRDYGITAPIDVHLMVKPVDELIPAFAKAGASYITFHPEASQHVDRTLQLIKEHGCKAGLVFNPATPLSYLDYVMDKLDIILLMSVNPGFGGQSFIPGTLDKLRQARRLIDQSGYDIRLEVDGGVKIDNIGQIAAAGADMFVAGSAIFGHPDYKKVIDAMRGELEKVNGSFH, from the coding sequence ATGAAACAATTTTTACTGGCCCCTTCAATCCTGTCTGCTGACTTCGCCCGTCTGGGAGAAGACACCGCCAAAGCGCTGGCGGCAGGCGGCGATGTGGTGCATTTCGATGTGATGGATAACCACTATGTTCCCAATCTGACGATGGGGCCGATGGTGCTGAAAGCATTGCGCGATTACGGCATCACCGCACCGATCGATGTGCACCTGATGGTAAAACCGGTCGATGAACTGATCCCAGCCTTTGCCAAAGCCGGTGCCAGCTACATTACCTTTCACCCCGAAGCCAGCCAGCATGTTGACCGCACGCTGCAACTGATCAAAGAGCACGGCTGTAAAGCGGGCCTGGTGTTTAACCCGGCAACACCGCTCAGCTATCTCGATTATGTGATGGATAAGCTGGATATCATTCTGCTGATGTCGGTTAACCCGGGCTTTGGCGGTCAGTCTTTCATTCCCGGTACGCTGGATAAACTGCGTCAGGCGCGTCGTCTCATTGATCAGAGCGGCTACGATATCCGTCTGGAAGTGGATGGCGGCGTGAAAATTGACAATATCGGCCAGATCGCCGCTGCCGGTGCAGATATGTTTGTCGCCGGTTCGGCCATTTTTGGTCACCCCGATTACAAAAAAGTGATCGATGCGATGCGTGGCGAACTGGAGAAAGTTAATGGCTCATTTCACTGA
- the dam gene encoding adenine-specific DNA-methyltransferase yields MKKNRAFLKWAGGKYPLLDDIRRHLPQGDCLIEPFVGAGSVFLNTDYDRYHLADINSDLINLYNIVKTRTTEFIDDARKLFTPEVNNAEFYYAQRVAFNASRDVYQRAVLFLYLNRHGYNGLCRYNLRGEFNVPFGRYRKPYFPEAELLWFAERAQKATFVCESYDVTLNRAHKGSVVYCDPPYAPLSATANFTAYHTNSFSMREQQHLAELAAQLANENQIPVLISNHDTLLTREWYRNAVLHVVKARRSISRSISGRTQVDELLALFR; encoded by the coding sequence ATGAAAAAAAATCGCGCTTTCCTGAAATGGGCCGGAGGGAAATACCCGCTCCTTGATGACATTCGTCGTCACTTGCCGCAAGGCGACTGCCTGATTGAGCCCTTTGTTGGTGCCGGTTCTGTGTTTCTCAACACGGATTACGACCGCTATCATCTGGCGGATATCAATAGTGACCTGATCAACCTTTACAACATCGTCAAAACGCGCACGACCGAATTTATTGACGATGCGCGTAAGTTATTCACGCCGGAAGTGAACAACGCTGAGTTCTATTACGCGCAGCGGGTGGCTTTTAACGCCAGCCGTGATGTGTATCAGCGGGCTGTGCTGTTTCTGTATCTCAATCGTCACGGTTATAACGGCCTGTGCCGCTACAATTTGCGTGGTGAATTCAATGTGCCTTTTGGCCGTTATCGCAAACCTTATTTTCCTGAAGCGGAACTGCTGTGGTTTGCTGAGCGGGCGCAAAAAGCCACCTTTGTCTGCGAATCTTACGATGTTACTCTGAACCGCGCGCACAAAGGCTCGGTGGTGTATTGCGATCCGCCATATGCACCTTTGTCGGCGACGGCCAATTTTACTGCCTACCACACCAACAGTTTCAGCATGCGTGAGCAGCAGCATCTGGCGGAACTGGCGGCGCAGTTGGCTAACGAGAATCAGATCCCGGTATTGATTTCCAACCACGATACCCTGCTGACGCGTGAGTGGTATCGGAATGCGGTATTACACGTTGTCAAAGCCCGGCGTTCCATCAGCCGAAGCATAAGTGGTCGCACTCAGGTTGACGAACTGCTGGCGCTTTTCCGCTAG
- a CDS encoding SPOR domain-containing protein, with amino-acid sequence MDEFKPEDELKPDASDRRPTRPRKSSSAPKVKVPVSRQHMMMGIGILVLLLLVLGIGSALNGPDESKPANTAGNNSAAPASGGAEKNIDLSGSTSMSGQQNATPAPEGSAAQTAANTPATDNGSQSISMPPVSSTPTQAAPVDTPPNQQRVTLPGDLNTALNNQQGQVDNAAQGAQGSSSLPTAPATVSGSGKAIAPPIAREEKTRASSPRETHPTTHKTPAATKPAVRESKPQSTVAHSAAPVSSGASKSLPAGNYTLQLSGASKAESLNAWAKKQNLSGYHVYKTTRNGQPWYVLVSGSYATPADAKRAVSSLPAEVRAQNPWVKPLSQVKKESE; translated from the coding sequence ATGGATGAGTTTAAACCGGAAGACGAGTTAAAACCTGATGCCAGTGACCGTCGTCCCACGCGGCCCCGCAAATCGTCGTCTGCGCCAAAAGTAAAAGTACCGGTTTCCCGTCAGCATATGATGATGGGTATCGGGATTCTGGTTCTGTTATTGCTGGTTCTGGGGATTGGCTCGGCGCTGAACGGCCCGGATGAAAGCAAACCCGCGAATACCGCAGGAAATAACAGCGCGGCCCCCGCTTCTGGTGGCGCGGAAAAGAATATTGACCTCTCCGGTTCCACCTCCATGAGTGGCCAGCAGAACGCGACGCCAGCGCCGGAAGGCAGTGCAGCGCAGACTGCCGCGAATACGCCAGCCACTGACAATGGTTCACAATCCATTTCCATGCCCCCTGTGTCCTCAACGCCAACCCAGGCGGCACCAGTGGACACACCGCCAAATCAGCAACGCGTGACCTTACCGGGTGATCTCAACACCGCACTGAATAATCAGCAGGGCCAGGTTGATAACGCCGCACAAGGTGCGCAGGGCAGCAGTTCATTGCCTACGGCACCGGCGACGGTCAGCGGCAGCGGTAAAGCCATTGCTCCGCCGATCGCGCGTGAAGAAAAAACGCGTGCCAGCAGCCCGCGTGAAACGCATCCGACCACGCATAAAACGCCTGCGGCCACCAAACCCGCCGTGCGGGAGAGCAAACCGCAGTCGACGGTCGCGCACAGCGCAGCACCGGTCAGCAGTGGTGCCAGCAAGTCGCTGCCTGCGGGTAATTATACGTTGCAGTTAAGCGGGGCATCGAAAGCGGAAAGCCTGAATGCCTGGGCGAAGAAACAGAATTTGAGCGGCTATCACGTGTATAAAACTACCCGTAATGGTCAGCCCTGGTATGTGCTGGTAAGCGGCTCCTACGCCACACCGGCAGATGCCAAACGCGCGGTCTCTTCGCTGCCAGCCGAAGTGCGGGCGCAGAACCCGTGGGTGAAACCCCTGAGCCAGGTGAAAAAAGAGAGCGAGTAA
- the aroB gene encoding 3-dehydroquinate synthase gives MEKITVSLGDRSYPITIAAGLFNDPASFWPLKAGDNAMLVTNQTLAPIYLQKLSALLSAAGVKVDQVILPDGEQYKTLAVMDEVFTALLQKPHGRDTTLIALGGGVIGDLTGFAAASYQRGVRFIQVPTTLLSQVDSSVGGKTAVNHPLGKNMIGAFYQPASVVVDTDCLATLPPRELASGLAEVIKYGIILDGDFFQWLEQNLDALLALDEKAMAYCIRRCCELKAEVVAADERETGLRALLNLGHTFGHAIEAHMGYGNWLHGEAVAAGMVMAARTAERLGQFSAADTDRIIALLLRAGLPVHGPESMAAEAYLPHMMRDKKVLAGELRLVLPLAIGRSEVRAGVAHDMVLAAINDCQKSL, from the coding sequence ATGGAGAAGATCACTGTCTCACTCGGGGATCGCAGTTACCCCATCACCATTGCTGCCGGGCTGTTTAACGATCCGGCTTCCTTTTGGCCGCTGAAAGCCGGTGACAATGCCATGCTGGTGACTAACCAGACGCTGGCACCGATCTATTTGCAGAAGCTGTCGGCGTTGCTGAGTGCAGCAGGGGTGAAAGTGGATCAGGTGATCCTGCCCGATGGCGAGCAGTATAAAACGCTGGCGGTAATGGATGAGGTGTTTACAGCTCTGCTGCAGAAACCTCATGGCCGTGATACTACGCTGATTGCGCTTGGCGGTGGTGTGATTGGTGATCTCACCGGTTTCGCTGCGGCCAGCTATCAGCGCGGCGTGCGTTTTATTCAAGTACCGACCACATTGCTTTCTCAGGTGGACTCCTCCGTTGGCGGCAAAACCGCTGTTAACCATCCGCTCGGCAAAAACATGATTGGCGCGTTTTATCAGCCTGCCTCGGTGGTGGTCGATACCGATTGTCTTGCCACGCTGCCGCCGCGCGAACTGGCGTCAGGTCTGGCGGAAGTTATTAAATACGGCATCATTCTTGATGGTGATTTTTTCCAGTGGCTGGAGCAAAATCTTGATGCTCTGCTGGCCCTGGATGAAAAAGCCATGGCTTACTGTATTCGCCGCTGCTGCGAGCTGAAAGCTGAAGTGGTGGCAGCCGATGAACGTGAAACCGGTCTGCGTGCCCTGCTGAATCTCGGCCATACTTTTGGTCATGCCATCGAAGCCCATATGGGGTATGGCAACTGGCTGCACGGTGAAGCGGTGGCGGCTGGCATGGTCATGGCGGCACGTACCGCTGAACGTCTTGGTCAGTTCAGTGCGGCGGATACCGATCGCATCATTGCATTGCTGTTGCGGGCCGGTTTACCGGTGCATGGCCCGGAAAGCATGGCGGCAGAAGCGTATTTGCCGCATATGATGCGTGATAAAAAAGTACTGGCGGGCGAACTGCGTCTGGTGCTACCTCTCGCTATCGGTCGCTCTGAAGTGCGTGCAGGCGTGGCACATGATATGGTGCTGGCTGCAATTAACGATTGTCAGAAATCATTATAA
- the aroK gene encoding shikimate kinase AroK — MAEKRNIFLVGPMGAGKSTIGRQLAQQLNMEFFDSDQEIERRTGADVGWVFDVEGEAGFRDREEKIINELTEKQGIVLATGGGSVKSRETRNRLSARGVVVYLETTIEKQLARTQRDKKRPLLQVDSPPREVLEALAGERNPLYEEIADVTIRTDDQSAKVVANQIINMLEKS; from the coding sequence ATGGCAGAGAAACGCAATATCTTTCTGGTTGGGCCGATGGGTGCCGGCAAAAGCACTATTGGTCGTCAGTTAGCTCAGCAACTCAATATGGAATTTTTCGATTCCGATCAGGAAATTGAGCGACGTACCGGAGCGGATGTGGGCTGGGTGTTTGACGTTGAAGGCGAAGCGGGTTTCCGCGATCGTGAAGAAAAGATTATCAATGAACTGACCGAGAAGCAGGGCATCGTGCTGGCTACTGGTGGCGGTTCCGTCAAATCCCGAGAAACCCGTAATCGTCTCTCCGCCCGCGGTGTGGTCGTCTACCTCGAAACCACCATCGAAAAGCAACTTGCTCGCACCCAGCGTGATAAAAAGCGCCCGTTGCTGCAGGTTGATTCGCCGCCGCGTGAAGTACTGGAAGCGCTGGCTGGCGAACGTAACCCGCTTTATGAAGAGATCGCTGATGTCACTATCCGCACGGATGACCAGAGTGCAAAAGTAGTGGCGAATCAGATCATCAATATGCTGGAAAAAAGTTAA
- the hofQ gene encoding DNA uptake porin HofQ produces the protein MKVWLLLFLGLSAPLHASEQRLSLVFDDTPVENILQALADYQQTNLLIAPGVEGRLSLRLEDIEWQRALALVARLARLSVVQEEGVLLIYPESWQQWQAQKIQAEREEQQQQIALTQQTVTFHYANAGDAARSLQAERSLMTPRGSVTVDSRTNSLLLRDTPRALQETVRWLNALDLPLEQVELSAHIVTISEEHLRELGVNWGLSPAEEVMQTLRNPQLAIPLAVSNPAFRMGVTLGHIGGDLLNLELSALEQESQIDIIASPRLFTSHQQTATIKQGTEIPYEVKSGNSGATAIEFKEAVLGMEVTPVVLGNGRIQLKLRLSQNMPGRSINTGEHQTLSIDKQEIDTQVTLRDGETLALGGIFQQQRAQNENRVPWLGKLPVVGNLFRHQTDEHKKKELVIFITPRLVREAALTTG, from the coding sequence ATGAAGGTATGGCTGCTGCTATTTCTGGGCCTGAGCGCACCACTGCACGCCAGTGAGCAGCGACTGAGTCTGGTCTTCGACGATACACCGGTGGAAAACATCTTGCAGGCACTGGCAGATTACCAACAAACCAACCTGTTGATTGCCCCGGGGGTTGAAGGTCGGCTTTCCCTGCGGCTGGAGGATATCGAGTGGCAACGCGCGCTGGCGCTGGTTGCCCGGCTGGCGCGGCTGAGTGTGGTGCAGGAAGAGGGGGTGTTACTGATTTATCCCGAAAGCTGGCAGCAATGGCAGGCACAAAAAATACAGGCAGAGCGCGAAGAACAGCAGCAGCAGATCGCGCTGACTCAGCAGACGGTAACCTTTCATTACGCCAATGCCGGTGATGCCGCGCGCAGTTTGCAAGCGGAGCGTTCGCTGATGACGCCACGCGGTAGCGTCACCGTGGATAGCCGTACTAACAGTTTGCTGTTGCGCGATACCCCTCGGGCGTTGCAGGAAACAGTTCGCTGGCTTAACGCATTGGATCTGCCGCTGGAGCAGGTTGAGTTGTCCGCCCATATCGTGACCATCAGCGAGGAACATTTGCGCGAGCTGGGGGTGAATTGGGGACTTTCTCCGGCGGAAGAGGTGATGCAAACCCTGCGCAATCCTCAACTGGCGATCCCGCTGGCGGTGAGTAATCCGGCATTCCGCATGGGGGTAACGCTGGGACACATAGGGGGAGATCTGCTCAATCTTGAGTTGAGCGCGCTGGAGCAGGAGAGCCAGATTGACATCATCGCCAGCCCACGGCTTTTTACCTCACATCAGCAAACCGCCACCATTAAACAGGGAACGGAAATTCCCTATGAAGTGAAATCCGGTAACAGCGGCGCGACGGCGATCGAATTTAAGGAAGCAGTACTGGGTATGGAGGTGACGCCCGTGGTGCTGGGCAATGGCCGTATTCAGTTAAAACTACGCTTGAGCCAGAATATGCCGGGCCGCAGTATTAACACGGGTGAGCATCAAACCTTAAGTATTGATAAACAGGAAATCGACACCCAGGTCACGCTGCGGGATGGTGAAACCCTGGCGCTGGGCGGGATTTTTCAGCAGCAGCGAGCGCAAAACGAAAATCGTGTGCCCTGGCTGGGGAAACTCCCGGTGGTGGGAAATCTTTTTCGCCATCAAACGGATGAGCACAAGAAAAAGGAGTTGGTGATCTTCATTACACCGAGACTGGTCAGGGAAGCAGCGCTTACGACCGGATAA
- a CDS encoding HofP DNA utilization family protein, giving the protein MRSSTLLCLLLCSTMVLARDPFQPVAPALCQTAPAPPQGWRLQGIVGVPDHYVAWLRSPQGKNVRLMEHMQLPQLPWRVQQLTARSLLLHVEQGCSPQQMQFRIKGGFYATDEGMAAAISGPERTTARQ; this is encoded by the coding sequence ATGAGGAGTAGCACGCTCCTGTGTCTCCTGCTGTGTAGCACGATGGTGCTGGCGCGCGACCCTTTCCAGCCCGTGGCTCCTGCACTCTGTCAGACCGCGCCAGCCCCTCCGCAGGGATGGCGGTTGCAAGGCATTGTCGGTGTGCCTGATCACTATGTTGCTTGGCTCCGTTCACCGCAGGGAAAAAACGTCAGGCTGATGGAACACATGCAATTGCCACAGCTGCCCTGGCGTGTACAACAACTGACAGCCCGTTCGTTACTGTTGCATGTGGAGCAAGGCTGTTCACCGCAGCAGATGCAATTTCGTATAAAAGGAGGTTTTTATGCCACGGATGAAGGTATGGCTGCTGCTATTTCTGGGCCTGAGCGCACCACTGCACGCCAGTGA
- a CDS encoding PilN domain-containing protein: protein MLTVNLLPWRLQRWQRQRQQHLMLLVSCAGLCLLILLLCGWRGYLVDQQQQAEQRQLTQRIGELDQQLIEQQRLLLQRDALVQTQRRQQMRQLQHLAWQQFWQQLPKLMPAGLWLSRVERRQGQLVLEGLASGMAEISDFRRLLAKQSLFPVIRQGNVQRQPEGHYSFTLRAQVTEVNGE, encoded by the coding sequence ATGTTGACGGTTAATTTGCTTCCCTGGCGGCTTCAGCGCTGGCAGCGTCAGAGACAACAGCATCTGATGCTGCTGGTGAGCTGCGCAGGCCTCTGCTTGCTGATTTTACTGTTGTGCGGTTGGCGCGGCTATCTCGTCGATCAGCAACAGCAGGCTGAACAACGACAACTGACACAGCGCATTGGCGAGCTGGATCAGCAATTGATTGAGCAGCAGAGGTTGTTGCTGCAACGTGATGCGTTAGTGCAAACGCAACGCCGGCAACAAATGCGCCAATTGCAGCATCTCGCCTGGCAACAGTTCTGGCAGCAACTTCCCAAGTTGATGCCAGCAGGGCTGTGGCTAAGCCGTGTGGAACGCAGGCAGGGGCAACTGGTGCTGGAAGGCCTGGCGTCGGGGATGGCTGAGATTAGCGATTTTCGTCGCCTGCTGGCGAAGCAATCGCTGTTTCCGGTGATTCGCCAGGGCAACGTACAGCGCCAGCCAGAGGGGCACTATAGCTTTACGTTGCGTGCTCAGGTGACGGAGGTGAACGGTGAATGA
- the pilM gene encoding type IV pilus biogenesis protein PilM, with amino-acid sequence MTFQRWQIGLDIQNGKLCTLAIQRRRQGWQLRHWQQQALPEETLKNGVLQSSAALLAALRQWRCQLPSRYSLRVGLPPQLVLQRTLALPDVTLREPALNRYVQASSQRLFPVEPASLALDYRASSASTQLCITAARREVIAQWLEPLQQAGLQPDVFELSSLALAQVAWRLPLRPQQLLIHPLSDHWLWYLAGETPTSGACCEPLSLAQVQATFPGMVSALSTTPMTGFTAVRPFSLLHYLQLPLPDHEGDFALALGLALRPEDA; translated from the coding sequence ATGACTTTTCAGCGCTGGCAAATTGGCCTGGATATTCAGAACGGGAAATTATGTACGCTGGCGATTCAGCGTCGACGTCAAGGCTGGCAACTCAGGCATTGGCAGCAGCAGGCGCTGCCAGAAGAGACGTTAAAAAACGGTGTGCTACAGTCGTCAGCCGCGCTATTGGCGGCGCTACGCCAGTGGCGATGTCAGCTACCGAGCCGCTATTCATTGCGTGTCGGCTTGCCACCGCAACTGGTGCTGCAACGCACGTTAGCGTTACCGGATGTCACGCTGCGTGAACCGGCACTCAATCGCTATGTTCAGGCGTCGTCACAACGCCTGTTTCCGGTCGAGCCAGCATCGCTGGCGCTGGATTATCGTGCATCCTCCGCATCAACCCAGCTATGCATCACCGCGGCACGGCGTGAAGTGATTGCACAGTGGCTCGAACCCTTGCAACAGGCTGGTTTGCAACCTGATGTATTTGAATTGAGCAGCCTCGCACTGGCGCAGGTTGCATGGCGTTTGCCATTACGCCCTCAGCAATTGTTGATTCATCCGTTGAGCGATCACTGGCTGTGGTATCTGGCGGGGGAGACACCCACCTCAGGAGCATGTTGCGAGCCCCTTTCGCTGGCGCAAGTGCAGGCGACATTTCCGGGGATGGTGTCGGCGCTCAGTACCACACCGATGACCGGATTCACCGCTGTACGCCCCTTTTCATTGCTGCACTATTTACAGCTGCCATTGCCCGATCACGAGGGCGACTTTGCCCTGGCGCTTGGCCTGGCATTGCGCCCGGAGGATGCCTGA
- the mrcA gene encoding peptidoglycan glycosyltransferase/peptidoglycan DD-transpeptidase MrcA, which produces MKFVKYLLILAVCCILLGAGSIYGLYKYIEPQLPDVNTLKDVRLQTPMQVYSADGELIAQYGEKRRVPLTLQQMPPELIKAFIATEDSRFYEHHGVDPVGIFRAASVALVSGHASQGASTITQQLARNFFLSPERTLMRKIKEAFLAIRIEQLLSKDEILELYLNKIYLGYRAYGVGAAAQVYFGKSVDQLSLSEMAMIAGLPKAPSTFNPLYSHQRALARRNVVLSRMLDQNYITQQQYDDARNTPLAASYHGPEIAFAAPYLSEMVRQEMVKRYGDSAYEDGYKVYTTVTRRLQEAAQQAVRNNVMAYDMRHGYRGPTNVLWKVGEASWDKTRIQNALKDLPLYGPLNPAVVTNVSNDEATAMLKDGSSVSLTMAGVRWARAYKSDMLQGPAPRSVSQVLQTGQQIWVRKVDNDWWLGQVPVVNSALVSLNPEDGAVRALVGGFDFNQSMFNRATQALRQVGSNIKPFLYTAAMDRGLTLASILNDVPISRWDAGAGADWRPKNSPPTYDGPIRLRQGLGQSKNVVMVRAMRAMGVDYAAQYLQRFGFPAQNIVHTESLALGAASFTPMQVARGYSVMANGGFLIDPYFITKIVNEQGTTVFEAKPKIACPQCNLPVIYGDTQKSLALNEESVENVAVSNQAQNQTVPQPELEQVPAQPQPAGEQQYAPHVINTPLSFLIKSALNTNIFGEPGWMGTGWRASRDLKRNDIGGKTGTTNSSKDAWFSGYGPGVVTSVWIGFDDSRALGRTTVSGAIPDQISGYEGGAKSAQPAWDAYMKIALDGVPDQPLTPPDGVVTVTIDRSTGKLANGGGNSRQEYFINGTQPTEYSVHDVGTTIMDNGQSHELF; this is translated from the coding sequence GTGAAGTTCGTAAAGTATTTATTAATCCTTGCAGTGTGTTGCATCTTGCTGGGAGCCGGCTCGATTTATGGTTTGTACAAATACATAGAGCCGCAGTTGCCCGACGTAAACACATTGAAAGATGTGCGCCTGCAAACCCCAATGCAGGTTTACAGTGCGGATGGCGAGCTTATCGCCCAGTACGGTGAGAAACGCCGTGTGCCGCTCACCCTGCAACAAATGCCGCCTGAGCTGATCAAAGCGTTTATTGCCACCGAAGATAGCCGTTTTTACGAGCATCATGGTGTTGATCCGGTAGGTATTTTCCGTGCTGCCAGCGTTGCGCTGGTATCCGGCCATGCCTCCCAGGGTGCGAGTACTATTACCCAGCAGCTCGCTCGTAACTTCTTCCTCAGTCCAGAACGCACGCTGATGCGTAAGATTAAGGAAGCGTTCCTGGCGATTCGTATTGAACAGCTGCTGAGCAAAGATGAGATTCTGGAGCTGTACCTCAATAAAATTTACCTCGGCTACCGCGCCTACGGCGTCGGTGCGGCCGCACAGGTCTATTTTGGCAAGTCGGTCGATCAGCTGTCGCTGAGTGAGATGGCGATGATTGCGGGTCTGCCAAAAGCGCCGTCCACCTTCAACCCCCTTTACTCACACCAGCGCGCGCTGGCGCGTCGTAATGTGGTGCTGTCGCGGATGCTGGACCAGAACTACATCACCCAGCAGCAGTACGACGACGCCCGTAACACTCCGTTGGCCGCCAGCTATCACGGCCCGGAAATCGCCTTTGCTGCACCGTATCTGAGTGAGATGGTGCGCCAGGAGATGGTGAAACGTTACGGCGACAGTGCCTACGAGGATGGTTACAAGGTATACACCACCGTGACCCGCCGTTTGCAGGAAGCGGCACAGCAGGCAGTGCGTAACAACGTGATGGCGTATGACATGCGTCACGGTTATCGTGGCCCGACTAACGTGTTATGGAAAGTGGGTGAAGCCAGCTGGGATAAAACCCGCATCCAGAACGCGCTGAAAGATCTGCCGCTGTACGGCCCGCTGAATCCGGCGGTCGTTACCAACGTGAGCAACGACGAAGCCACAGCGATGCTGAAAGATGGCAGCAGCGTGTCACTGACGATGGCGGGTGTACGCTGGGCGCGTGCCTACAAATCCGACATGCTGCAAGGCCCTGCGCCACGGAGCGTGTCGCAGGTGCTGCAAACCGGACAGCAGATTTGGGTACGCAAAGTCGACAACGATTGGTGGCTGGGCCAGGTGCCGGTCGTCAACTCTGCCCTGGTGTCACTCAATCCTGAAGACGGTGCGGTACGTGCGTTGGTGGGTGGTTTTGACTTCAACCAGAGCATGTTTAACCGCGCAACTCAGGCGCTGCGTCAGGTCGGTTCCAATATTAAACCGTTCCTCTATACCGCAGCGATGGACCGTGGCCTGACACTGGCCTCGATCCTCAACGATGTGCCGATTTCACGTTGGGATGCGGGTGCCGGTGCTGACTGGCGACCGAAAAACTCACCACCTACCTATGACGGCCCAATTCGTCTGCGTCAGGGCTTAGGCCAGTCGAAAAACGTGGTGATGGTCCGCGCCATGCGCGCGATGGGTGTTGATTACGCGGCGCAGTATCTGCAACGTTTCGGCTTCCCGGCGCAAAACATTGTGCATACCGAATCACTGGCGCTGGGTGCGGCATCGTTCACCCCCATGCAGGTGGCGCGTGGCTACTCGGTGATGGCGAACGGCGGCTTCCTGATTGATCCCTATTTCATCACCAAAATTGTCAATGAACAGGGCACCACGGTGTTTGAAGCCAAACCGAAAATCGCCTGTCCGCAGTGCAATTTGCCGGTGATTTACGGTGATACGCAGAAATCCCTCGCGCTGAATGAAGAGAGCGTTGAAAACGTGGCGGTGTCCAATCAGGCGCAAAACCAGACGGTGCCGCAGCCGGAGCTGGAGCAAGTGCCAGCCCAGCCGCAACCCGCAGGCGAGCAGCAGTACGCGCCGCATGTGATCAATACACCGCTGTCGTTCCTGATTAAAAGCGCGCTGAACACCAATATCTTTGGTGAACCGGGCTGGATGGGGACAGGCTGGCGCGCCAGCCGTGACCTGAAACGTAACGACATCGGTGGCAAAACCGGTACGACGAACAGCTCGAAAGATGCCTGGTTCTCCGGTTATGGCCCTGGCGTCGTGACCTCCGTGTGGATCGGCTTTGATGATTCACGCGCGCTGGGTCGCACCACGGTTTCTGGTGCCATTCCGGATCAGATTTCTGGCTATGAAGGCGGTGCGAAGAGCGCACAACCCGCGTGGGATGCGTATATGAAAATCGCACTGGATGGTGTGCCGGATCAGCCACTGACACCACCAGATGGCGTGGTGACAGTGACCATTGATCGCAGTACCGGCAAGTTGGCGAATGGCGGCGGTAATTCGCGTCAGGAGTATTTCATCAACGGCACACAGCCGACGGAATACTCGGTGCATGACGTCGGCACCACCATCATGGACAACGGACAAAGCCACGAATTGTTCTGA
- the nudE gene encoding ADP compounds hydrolase NudE, with product MKTPQKKPDILNIETVARSRLFTIEAVDLAFSNGAKRVYERMKPSEREAVMIVPILGDDVILIQEYAVGLESYELGFPKGLIDPGENAFEAADRELKEEAGFGATKLEALGKLTMAPSYFSSKMNIVVAEGLYEEKLEGDEPEPLIVRRWPLNNLLALLDEPDFREARNVSALFLVREWLVKQGRLTY from the coding sequence ATGAAAACTCCACAGAAAAAACCTGACATCCTCAACATCGAGACGGTGGCTCGTTCCCGGTTATTTACTATTGAAGCTGTCGATCTCGCTTTCAGTAATGGTGCGAAGCGGGTTTATGAACGTATGAAACCGTCCGAACGTGAAGCGGTAATGATTGTACCCATTCTTGGTGATGATGTGATTCTGATTCAGGAATATGCCGTCGGGTTGGAAAGCTATGAACTGGGCTTCCCCAAGGGATTAATCGATCCCGGAGAAAACGCGTTTGAAGCGGCGGACCGTGAGCTAAAGGAAGAAGCGGGTTTCGGTGCCACGAAACTGGAAGCGCTTGGTAAGCTGACGATGGCTCCCTCTTATTTCTCCAGCAAGATGAATATCGTGGTGGCGGAAGGGTTGTATGAAGAGAAGCTGGAAGGCGACGAGCCGGAGCCGCTGATTGTACGCCGTTGGCCGTTGAACAATCTGCTGGCGTTACTTGATGAACCCGATTTTCGTGAAGCCCGCAACGTCAGCGCGCTGTTTCTGGTGCGCGAGTGGCTGGTGAAGCAGGGACGTCTGACCTATTGA